The following are encoded in a window of Mycobacterium vicinigordonae genomic DNA:
- a CDS encoding serine/threonine-protein kinase PknG, with product MGKPVREDEIGEATLQEEESPGSQPASPAEEAQTGATARTGRPQATQALFRPDFDDDDDDDDEFAFSLGSIDTQPQDRIAGATRALPSIRQLAGGLVEIARVPDIDPLTALMKNPVVPETKRFCWNCGRPVGRSGPEEKGASEGWCPYCGSPYSFVPQLNPGDIVAGQYEVKGCIAHGGLGWVYLAVDHNVNDRPVVLKGLVHSGDAEAQAIAMAERQFLAEVVHPSIVQIFNFVEHNDKHGDPVGYIVMEYIGGQSLKRSRKNGKTEKLPVAEAIAYILEILPALSYLHSIGLVYNDLKPENIMLTEEQLKLIDLGAVSRINSFGYLYGTPGYQAPEIVRTGPTVATDIYTVGRTLAALTLNLRTRNGRYVDGLPDDEPVLTQYDSFGRLLRRAIDSDPRRRFASADEMSGQLMGVLREVVAQDTGVPRPGLSTVFSPSRSTFGVDLLVAHTDVYLDGQVHSEKLTAKEIVTALSVPLVDPADVAAPVLQATVLSQPVQTLDSLRAARHGALDADGADVSESVELPLMEVRALLDLGDVSKATRKLDDLAARVGWQWRLVWYRAVAELLTDDYDAAIGDFTDVLDTFPGELAPKLALAATAELAGKPDEQKFYRTVWGTNDGVISAAFGLARSLSAAGDRDGAVRVLDDVPPTSRHFTTARLTSAVTLLSGRSQSEITEEQIRDAARRVEALPATEPRVLQIRALVLGGAMDWLQDNPADKQPSTNHILGFPFTDHGLRLGVEASLRSLARVAPTQRHRYTLVDMANNVRPTSTF from the coding sequence ATGGGCAAGCCGGTGCGAGAGGACGAAATCGGCGAGGCGACGCTTCAGGAGGAAGAGTCACCCGGTAGCCAGCCGGCCTCACCGGCGGAGGAAGCGCAGACCGGTGCGACCGCGAGAACGGGCCGGCCACAGGCCACCCAGGCGCTGTTTCGGCCCGATTTCGACGACGACGACGATGACGACGACGAGTTCGCGTTCTCCCTGGGGTCGATAGACACGCAGCCGCAGGACCGGATTGCGGGTGCGACGCGCGCGCTGCCGTCGATCCGGCAGCTCGCCGGTGGGTTGGTGGAGATCGCGCGGGTTCCCGACATCGACCCGCTCACGGCCCTGATGAAGAACCCCGTGGTGCCCGAAACCAAGCGGTTCTGCTGGAACTGCGGTCGGCCGGTGGGCCGGTCCGGCCCCGAGGAGAAGGGCGCCTCCGAAGGCTGGTGCCCCTACTGCGGGAGCCCGTATTCCTTTGTGCCGCAGTTAAATCCGGGCGATATTGTGGCCGGTCAGTATGAGGTCAAGGGCTGCATCGCACACGGCGGTCTGGGCTGGGTCTACTTGGCGGTGGACCACAACGTCAATGACCGGCCGGTGGTGCTCAAAGGCCTGGTGCACTCCGGTGACGCCGAGGCGCAGGCCATCGCGATGGCGGAGCGACAGTTCCTGGCCGAGGTTGTACACCCCTCGATCGTGCAGATCTTTAACTTCGTCGAGCACAACGACAAGCACGGCGACCCGGTCGGCTACATCGTCATGGAGTACATCGGCGGGCAGTCGCTCAAACGCAGCCGCAAGAACGGCAAAACCGAGAAGCTGCCGGTCGCCGAGGCGATCGCCTACATCCTGGAGATCTTGCCCGCACTGAGCTATCTGCATTCCATTGGCCTGGTCTACAACGACCTAAAGCCGGAGAACATCATGCTCACCGAGGAGCAGCTCAAGCTGATCGACCTGGGTGCGGTGTCGCGGATCAACTCATTCGGCTACCTGTACGGCACGCCCGGATACCAGGCCCCCGAGATCGTTCGGACCGGTCCCACCGTCGCCACCGACATCTACACGGTAGGACGCACCCTGGCCGCGCTGACCCTGAACCTGCGCACCCGCAACGGCCGGTACGTGGACGGCCTGCCCGACGACGAGCCGGTGCTGACCCAATACGACTCGTTCGGGCGGCTGTTGCGGCGCGCCATCGATTCCGACCCGAGGCGGCGGTTCGCCAGCGCCGACGAGATGTCCGGACAGTTGATGGGCGTGCTGCGCGAAGTCGTCGCCCAGGACACCGGGGTGCCGCGGCCCGGGCTGTCGACGGTGTTCAGCCCGAGTCGGTCCACGTTCGGGGTGGACCTGCTGGTCGCGCACACCGACGTGTACCTGGACGGCCAGGTGCACTCGGAGAAGCTGACCGCCAAGGAGATCGTCACCGCGCTGTCGGTGCCGCTGGTAGACCCGGCCGACGTGGCCGCTCCGGTGCTGCAAGCCACCGTGCTCTCGCAACCGGTGCAAACCCTGGATTCGTTGCGGGCGGCACGGCACGGCGCGCTAGACGCCGACGGGGCCGACGTCTCCGAGTCGGTGGAGCTGCCGCTGATGGAGGTGCGGGCGTTGCTGGACCTCGGCGACGTCAGCAAGGCGACCCGCAAACTCGACGACCTCGCGGCGCGGGTGGGCTGGCAGTGGCGGTTGGTGTGGTACCGGGCGGTGGCCGAATTGCTCACCGACGATTACGACGCGGCCATCGGGGATTTCACCGATGTGCTGGACACCTTCCCCGGCGAACTGGCGCCCAAGCTGGCGCTGGCCGCCACCGCTGAGCTGGCCGGCAAACCCGACGAACAGAAGTTCTACCGGACGGTGTGGGGAACCAACGACGGCGTGATCTCGGCCGCCTTCGGGTTGGCCAGATCCCTTTCTGCAGCCGGCGATCGCGACGGGGCGGTGCGAGTGCTTGACGACGTACCGCCCACCTCAAGGCATTTCACCACCGCACGGCTGACAAGTGCAGTGACCCTGTTGTCCGGCCGCTCACAGAGTGAGATCACCGAGGAACAGATCCGCGACGCCGCGCGACGGGTGGAAGCGTTGCCGGCCACCGAACCTCGGGTCCTGCAGATCCGGGCCCTGGTGCTCGGGGGCGCTATGGATTGGCTGCAGGACAACCCGGCTGACAAGCAGCCCAGCACCAACCACATTCTCGGGTTTCCATTCACCGACCACGGTTTACGGCTGGGCGTGGAGGCGTCGCTGCGCAGCCTGGCCCGCGTGGCACCCACCCAGCGGCATCGGTACACGCTGGTGGATATGGCCAACAATGTGCGGCCCACCAGCACGTTCTGA
- a CDS encoding glutamate ABC transporter substrate-binding protein: MRRSVCVLLTALLLAGCGHSESLKVEVAPTLPLPTPVGMQELQMEAPLPPDSNSQGCNPTASLRPFPNKADADAAVESIRTRGRLIVGLDIGSNLFSFRDPITGEITGFDVDIAGEVARDIFGGPNHVEYRILSADERITALQKSQVDIVVKTMTITCERRKLVNFSTVYLDANQRILAPRDSSIAKVSDLSGKRVCVARGTTSLRRIREITPPPVIVSVVNWADCLVAMQQRQIDAVSTDDSILAGLVEEDPYLHIVGPNMATQPYGIGINLDNTGLVRFVNGTLERIRGDGTWNTLYRKWLTVLGPAPLPPQPKYVD, translated from the coding sequence ATGCGCCGCAGCGTGTGTGTCCTGCTGACGGCCTTGTTGCTGGCCGGCTGCGGTCACTCCGAGTCGCTGAAGGTCGAGGTGGCGCCGACGCTGCCGCTGCCGACGCCGGTGGGGATGCAAGAACTGCAGATGGAGGCCCCGCTGCCGCCCGACTCCAACAGCCAGGGCTGCAATCCCACCGCCAGCCTGCGACCGTTTCCCAACAAGGCCGACGCCGACGCCGCGGTGGAATCCATCCGCACCCGCGGCCGGCTGATCGTCGGGCTCGACATTGGCAGCAACCTGTTCAGCTTCCGGGACCCCATCACCGGAGAGATCACCGGCTTCGACGTCGACATCGCGGGCGAGGTGGCACGCGATATCTTCGGCGGCCCAAACCACGTCGAGTACCGGATCCTGTCCGCCGACGAGCGCATTACCGCCCTGCAGAAGTCGCAGGTCGACATCGTCGTCAAGACCATGACGATCACCTGCGAGCGGCGCAAGCTGGTCAACTTCTCCACCGTTTACCTCGATGCCAACCAGCGCATCCTTGCCCCGCGCGACTCGTCGATCGCGAAGGTTTCCGACCTGTCCGGCAAGCGGGTCTGCGTGGCTCGTGGGACCACCTCGCTGCGACGTATCCGGGAGATCACGCCGCCGCCGGTGATCGTGTCGGTGGTGAACTGGGCCGACTGCCTGGTTGCGATGCAGCAACGGCAGATCGACGCCGTATCCACCGACGACTCGATCCTGGCGGGGCTGGTGGAGGAAGACCCTTACCTGCACATCGTGGGTCCGAACATGGCGACCCAGCCCTACGGCATCGGGATCAATCTGGACAACACCGGCCTGGTCCGGTTCGTGAACGGAACACTTGAACGCATCCGGGGCGACGGCACCTGGAACACGTTGTACCGCAAGTGGTTGACGGTTCTGGGTCCCGCGCCGCTGCCACCGCAACCGAAGTACGTGGACTGA
- the glnX gene encoding protein kinase G-activating protein GlnX, whose product MTVELAHPSTEPLGSRSPAEPAHPRWWFISTTPGRILTIGIVLAALGVSSAFATSTTINHRQQVLTTVLDHTEPLSFAAGRLYTTLSVADAAAATAFIAQAEPRSVRVRYEQAITDAASAVTRASSGLTDESLVQLLGRINAELAVYTGLIEIARTNNRAGNPVGSSYLSEASGLMQSRILPDAQRLYQATSARVDSETTASTQIPAPVILVVATTVMFGAFSHRWLARRTRRRINPGLVVGGLGILVMVVWVGTALAISTTASRSAKDTAAESLKTVTNLAITAQQARADETLSLIRRGDEEVRKQAFYQRIDAMHHQLDSYMARHDAVDKPDLQGADQLLVRWQQANDRINAYISVGNYRAATQVALGKGEDDSTPAFDKLDEALNKAMTQSRNHLRNDVLNAKRGLAGAQVGAVVLSLGAAVAVALGLWPRLKEYR is encoded by the coding sequence GTGACGGTTGAGCTGGCGCACCCGTCTACCGAGCCACTGGGCTCGCGCTCGCCCGCCGAACCGGCCCACCCCCGTTGGTGGTTCATATCCACCACCCCCGGCCGCATCCTGACCATCGGCATCGTGCTCGCCGCCCTCGGCGTCTCCAGCGCGTTCGCCACCTCCACCACCATCAACCACCGTCAGCAGGTGCTGACCACGGTGCTCGACCACACCGAGCCACTGTCCTTCGCAGCCGGACGGCTGTACACCACGCTGTCGGTGGCCGACGCCGCAGCGGCCACCGCGTTCATCGCTCAGGCCGAACCGCGCAGCGTTCGGGTGCGTTACGAGCAGGCCATCACCGACGCCGCGAGCGCGGTGACCCGTGCATCCAGCGGGCTCACCGATGAGTCGCTGGTGCAGCTGCTGGGCCGGATCAATGCCGAGCTGGCGGTCTATACCGGTCTGATCGAAATCGCGCGCACGAACAACCGGGCCGGTAACCCGGTCGGTTCGTCCTACCTGTCGGAGGCGTCCGGGCTGATGCAGTCCCGGATCCTGCCGGACGCCCAACGGCTCTACCAGGCAACGTCGGCCCGGGTGGACAGCGAAACCACCGCGTCCACCCAGATCCCGGCGCCGGTGATCCTGGTGGTGGCCACCACGGTGATGTTCGGTGCGTTCTCGCACCGCTGGCTGGCCCGGCGCACCCGGCGGCGAATCAATCCCGGCCTGGTCGTCGGCGGTCTCGGTATCCTCGTCATGGTGGTATGGGTCGGGACCGCATTGGCTATCTCCACTACTGCTAGTCGTAGTGCGAAAGACACTGCCGCCGAGTCGCTCAAGACGGTGACCAATCTCGCCATCACTGCCCAGCAGGCCCGCGCCGACGAAACGCTGTCGCTGATCCGCCGCGGCGACGAAGAGGTGCGCAAGCAGGCGTTCTACCAGCGCATCGACGCCATGCACCACCAACTCGACTCCTACATGGCCCGCCACGACGCGGTCGACAAGCCGGACCTGCAGGGCGCCGACCAACTGCTGGTGCGCTGGCAGCAGGCCAACGACCGGATCAACGCCTACATCTCGGTCGGCAACTACCGGGCCGCCACCCAAGTGGCGCTCGGCAAGGGCGAGGACGACTCCACGCCCGCCTTCGACAAGCTCGACGAGGCGCTCAACAAGGCCATGACGCAAAGCCGCAATCACCTGCGCAACGACGTCCTCAACGCCAAGCGAGGCCTGGCCGGGGCGCAGGTCGGTGCGGTGGTGCTGAGCCTGGGCGCCGCCGTCGCGGTCGCGCTGGGGCTCTGGCCGCGGCTGAAAGAGTACCGGTGA
- the thiE gene encoding thiamine phosphate synthase: protein MHHPCLAPRLDEARLYLCTDARRERGDLAEFANAALAGGVDIIQLRDKGSPGEQRFGPLEALDELAACEILADAAHRHGALFAVNDRADIARAAGADVLHLGQRDLPLEVARDIVGPDPLLGQSSHTLGEAAAAAAGPADYFCVGPCWPTPTKPGRPAPGLDLVRAVAGLDTDKPWFAIGGIDAQRLSEVVEAGARRIVVVRAISGADDPQAAAAELAAALSALR, encoded by the coding sequence GTGCATCACCCCTGTCTCGCACCCCGCCTCGACGAAGCCCGGTTGTACCTGTGCACCGACGCCCGCCGCGAGCGCGGCGACCTGGCCGAATTCGCTAACGCCGCGCTGGCCGGCGGCGTGGACATCATCCAGCTGCGCGACAAGGGTTCGCCCGGTGAACAGCGGTTCGGTCCGTTGGAGGCGCTCGACGAGCTTGCCGCGTGCGAGATCCTGGCCGACGCGGCCCACCGGCATGGCGCTCTGTTCGCGGTCAATGACCGCGCCGACATCGCCCGCGCGGCCGGTGCCGACGTCCTGCACCTGGGTCAACGCGACCTGCCCCTGGAGGTGGCGCGCGACATTGTCGGCCCGGACCCGCTCCTCGGCCAGTCCAGCCACACCCTTGGCGAAGCTGCCGCCGCAGCGGCCGGACCCGCCGACTACTTCTGCGTCGGCCCGTGCTGGCCCACCCCCACCAAACCGGGCCGCCCAGCACCGGGACTAGACCTGGTCCGCGCCGTCGCCGGCCTGGACACCGACAAGCCCTGGTTCGCCATCGGCGGCATCGACGCGCAGCGGCTATCCGAGGTGGTCGAGGCCGGCGCCCGGCGGATCGTGGTGGTGCGCGCCATCAGCGGCGCCGACGACCCCCAGGCGGCCGCCGCGGAACTCGCCGCGGCGCTGAGCGCCCTCCGCTGA
- the thiO gene encoding glycine oxidase ThiO, which produces MSSTPAGSVAVIGGGVIGLSVARRAAQAGFSVVVHRGEHPGASWVAGGMLAPHSEGWPGEERLLRLGLESLRLWREGGFLAGLGPNVVTARESLVVAVDRADVADLRTVADWLSAQGHPVIWESASRDVEPQLAQGIRHGFRAPTELAVDNRAVIEALIGDCGRLGVRWAGPVTDLGAAAGDSVVIANGIDAPALCPGLPVRPVKGEVLRLRWRKGCTPLPRRVIRARVHGRQVYLVPRGDGVVVGATQYEHGRDTAPVVSGVRDLLDDACAVIPALGEYELAECAAGLRPMTPDNLPIVRRLDERILVATGHGRSGFLLAPWTAEQIVSQLIPIGVH; this is translated from the coding sequence ATGTCAAGCACGCCCGCCGGATCGGTCGCCGTGATCGGCGGCGGCGTCATCGGGCTGTCGGTGGCGCGCCGCGCGGCGCAGGCCGGGTTCTCGGTGGTGGTGCACCGCGGTGAGCATCCCGGTGCCTCCTGGGTGGCCGGCGGGATGCTGGCCCCGCACAGCGAAGGCTGGCCCGGCGAGGAACGGTTGCTGCGGCTGGGCCTGGAGTCCCTGCGGCTGTGGCGCGAGGGCGGCTTTTTGGCGGGGCTCGGTCCGAATGTGGTGACCGCGCGCGAGTCACTAGTGGTAGCTGTGGACCGGGCCGACGTAGCCGACCTGCGGACCGTGGCGGACTGGCTGTCGGCCCAAGGCCACCCGGTGATATGGGAGTCGGCCTCGCGCGACGTCGAACCGCAGCTGGCCCAAGGTATTAGGCACGGCTTCCGGGCGCCGACCGAGCTGGCGGTGGACAACCGCGCGGTGATCGAGGCGCTGATCGGCGACTGCGGGCGACTCGGGGTTCGGTGGGCTGGCCCGGTGACCGACCTGGGCGCGGCGGCCGGCGATTCGGTGGTGATCGCCAACGGCATCGACGCACCGGCCTTGTGCCCCGGACTCCCGGTGCGTCCGGTGAAAGGCGAGGTGCTGCGGCTGCGCTGGCGGAAGGGCTGCACACCGCTGCCGCGCCGGGTTATTCGGGCCCGGGTGCACGGCCGGCAGGTGTACCTGGTGCCGCGCGGAGACGGGGTGGTGGTCGGCGCGACCCAGTACGAACACGGCCGCGACACCGCGCCGGTGGTCTCCGGTGTGCGTGACCTGCTCGACGATGCGTGCGCGGTGATACCGGCGCTGGGCGAGTACGAACTGGCCGAGTGCGCTGCCGGCCTGCGGCCGATGACCCCGGACAACCTGCCGATCGTGCGGCGGTTGGACGAGCGGATCCTGGTGGCCACCGGCCACGGCCGGTCCGGATTCCTGTTGGCGCCGTGGACAGCTGAACAGATTGTGTCCCAACTCATTCCAATCGGAGTGCACTGA
- the thiS gene encoding sulfur carrier protein ThiS: protein MIVVVNEQQLEVDEQTTVAALLDSMGFPDRGVAVAVDSSVLPRSAWASRLAEFSGLNGRLRLEVVSAVQGG from the coding sequence ATGATCGTTGTAGTCAACGAACAGCAGCTCGAGGTCGACGAGCAGACGACCGTGGCCGCGCTGCTGGACTCGATGGGGTTTCCCGACCGCGGTGTCGCAGTGGCGGTGGACTCGTCCGTATTGCCCCGATCGGCCTGGGCGTCAAGGCTTGCCGAGTTCTCGGGGTTGAACGGGCGCCTGCGCCTCGAGGTGGTCTCGGCGGTGCAGGGTGGTTAG
- a CDS encoding thiazole synthase, whose protein sequence is MGTGGATSLAVLEEALAASGTELTTVAIRRVDAEGGTGLLELLNRLGITPLPNTAGCRSAAEAVLTAQLAREALDTNWVKLEVIADERTLLPDAIELVRAAEQLVDDGFVVLPYTNDDPALARRLEDTGCAAVMPLGSPIGTGLGITNPHNIEMIVARAGVPVVLDAGIGTASDAALAMELGCDAVLLATAVTRAADPPTMAAAMAAAVTAGYLARRGGRIPKRFWAQASSPAP, encoded by the coding sequence ATGGGCACCGGAGGGGCGACCAGCCTGGCAGTGCTCGAAGAGGCGTTGGCCGCCTCGGGAACCGAACTGACCACCGTCGCGATCCGCCGCGTGGACGCCGAGGGCGGCACCGGGCTGCTCGAGCTGCTCAACCGGCTCGGCATCACGCCGCTGCCCAACACCGCCGGGTGCCGCAGCGCGGCCGAGGCGGTGCTCACCGCACAACTTGCCCGGGAGGCGCTGGACACCAACTGGGTCAAGCTGGAGGTGATCGCCGACGAGCGTACACTGCTGCCCGACGCGATCGAATTGGTCAGGGCGGCAGAGCAATTGGTGGACGACGGGTTCGTGGTGCTGCCCTACACCAACGACGACCCGGCGCTGGCGCGACGCCTGGAGGACACCGGATGCGCGGCGGTGATGCCCCTTGGTTCGCCGATCGGCACCGGGCTGGGCATCACCAACCCACACAACATCGAGATGATCGTTGCTCGGGCGGGTGTACCGGTGGTGCTGGACGCGGGGATCGGCACGGCGAGCGACGCGGCGCTGGCTATGGAACTGGGTTGCGACGCGGTGCTGTTGGCCACCGCTGTCACCCGCGCCGCCGATCCGCCGACGATGGCCGCGGCGATGGCCGCGGCGGTGACCGCCGGCTACCTGGCCAGGCGCGGCGGCCGAATTCCGAAACGCTTCTGGGCCCAAGCGTCGAGTCCCGCGCCATGA
- a CDS encoding SGNH/GDSL hydrolase family protein — translation MKRYVALGSSMAAGPGIRPRAAGAPWRAGRSARNYPHLVASQAGLDLIDVTYSGATTAHVLSERQNGAAPQLTALNGTEAVVTVTIGGNDVGYVPMLLAASVPSLLRYLPLLGGRLNELLDRQARDRALWGLLDSLCEVGRSVRRHAPRARIFFVDYLTILPPADESAWPLSDEHAELGRHVAQTLERLTAEAAAATDCEVVSAAAASRNHHAWSQRPWTTMPSKTVVPLPGRPAPLHPNEAGMRAVADLVLQEL, via the coding sequence ATGAAACGCTATGTAGCACTAGGAAGTTCGATGGCCGCCGGTCCAGGAATCCGGCCGCGGGCGGCGGGGGCGCCGTGGCGGGCCGGACGCTCGGCCCGTAACTACCCGCATCTGGTCGCAAGCCAAGCCGGCCTGGATCTGATCGATGTCACCTACTCCGGTGCCACCACCGCGCATGTGCTATCGGAGCGGCAGAACGGCGCGGCACCGCAGCTCACCGCGCTGAACGGTACCGAGGCGGTGGTGACGGTGACCATCGGTGGCAACGACGTGGGCTACGTCCCGATGTTGCTGGCCGCCTCGGTGCCGTCGCTGCTGCGGTATTTGCCGCTGCTGGGTGGGCGGCTGAACGAACTGCTGGATCGGCAGGCCCGCGATCGCGCCCTGTGGGGGCTGTTGGATTCACTGTGCGAAGTTGGCCGCAGTGTGCGCCGGCACGCTCCGCGGGCGCGGATCTTCTTCGTCGACTACCTGACGATCCTGCCGCCCGCGGATGAATCGGCGTGGCCGCTCTCCGACGAACACGCCGAACTAGGCCGGCACGTCGCTCAAACGCTTGAGCGGCTGACGGCCGAGGCCGCCGCGGCGACCGACTGCGAGGTGGTTTCCGCGGCGGCGGCCAGCCGCAATCATCACGCGTGGTCGCAGCGGCCCTGGACTACTATGCCGTCCAAAACCGTTGTGCCACTACCAGGTCGGCCCGCACCACTGCACCCGAATGAGGCAGGGATGCGGGCCGTCGCCGATCTTGTGTTACAGGAGTTGTAG
- a CDS encoding serine/threonine protein kinase, with protein MTHRAIALRGFSAAALVSGFGCFGAASASADPTDAFAGVLSKGYNSSNCSAQAVSEVQSVFPTVQSILLCGQNSDSSGPSGAKYFLFPNSSDMSSAFTKLVGGDTLTNCGDAKSPTTWHQGSSNDSAGQVACGTDDGKAEVIWTVDAKNVLAFVRASNGDTAALYKWWQANG; from the coding sequence ATGACTCATCGCGCGATCGCACTGCGCGGTTTCAGCGCTGCGGCGCTGGTAAGCGGCTTCGGCTGCTTCGGTGCTGCCAGCGCTTCGGCGGACCCCACCGATGCATTTGCCGGCGTGCTGTCCAAAGGGTACAACTCGAGCAACTGCTCCGCCCAAGCGGTTTCGGAGGTGCAGTCCGTATTCCCGACGGTGCAGTCCATCCTTCTGTGTGGGCAAAATTCAGACAGCAGTGGGCCGTCCGGTGCAAAGTACTTCTTGTTCCCCAACAGCTCGGACATGTCCAGCGCATTCACCAAACTCGTTGGCGGCGATACGCTTACGAATTGCGGGGACGCTAAGTCTCCCACCACTTGGCACCAAGGCAGCTCCAACGACTCGGCTGGGCAGGTCGCCTGCGGTACCGATGACGGCAAGGCTGAGGTCATCTGGACTGTCGACGCCAAGAATGTGCTGGCGTTCGTGCGCGCATCCAATGGCGACACCGCCGCGCTCTACAAGTGGTGGCAGGCTAACGGCTGA
- a CDS encoding serine/threonine protein kinase, translating to MSPLSNLLRAASAAALLGSVSYAGMAPANADPNETLVSLLSKGYTTSNCSAKDPSSGMVAVMECGQNSLEGGPVVAKYMLFGNSTDLASAFTASIKDDTLTKCGDADSPTTWHQGNATTSAGQVACGTYQGQAEVIWTTDAKNVLSFIRASNTDTAALYQWWRANG from the coding sequence ATGTCCCCTCTCTCGAACTTGCTGCGGGCCGCCTCCGCGGCGGCGCTGCTGGGCAGTGTCAGTTACGCGGGCATGGCCCCGGCGAACGCCGATCCAAACGAAACGCTCGTCAGCCTGCTGTCGAAGGGCTACACGACTAGCAACTGCAGCGCCAAGGACCCGTCCAGCGGCATGGTCGCGGTCATGGAATGCGGACAGAATTCGCTAGAGGGTGGGCCTGTCGTCGCAAAGTACATGCTGTTCGGCAACTCGACCGACCTGGCCAGCGCCTTCACCGCCAGTATCAAAGACGACACCTTGACCAAGTGCGGGGACGCCGACTCGCCCACCACCTGGCACCAGGGCAATGCCACCACCTCCGCCGGGCAGGTGGCCTGCGGCACCTACCAGGGTCAGGCGGAGGTCATCTGGACCACCGACGCCAAGAACGTGCTGAGCTTCATCCGCGCCTCCAACACCGACACGGCCGCGCTCTACCAGTGGTGGCGCGCCAACGGCTGA
- a CDS encoding M28 family metallopeptidase, whose translation MANKSKTIATALAVWVVVALVALLAGCGRCSNEARPAANSTAATEFATMIRGKVTTDAMMAHLTKLQEIANANNGTRAVGTPGYDASVDYVVETLHKNGFDVQTPEFSARVFHAEKGSLTVGDLTTEARALEYSRSAPDGVTGPLLFAPEGDSPGCTPGDYDRLPVQGAVVVVGRGACQFAQKEDAAAQRGAVALIVVDNVDEQSMGGTLGANTDVKIPVVSVTRSVGYQLRSKSGPATVKLNAETKSFKARNVIAQTKTGSASDVVMAGAHLDSVPEGPGINDNGSGVAAVLETAVQLGNSPQVHNAVRFAFWGAEELGLIGSRNYVESLDLEGLKNIALYLNFDMLASPNPGYFTYDGDQSLPLDQRGQPVVPEGSAGIERMLVNYLKLSGKTAQDTSFDGRSDYDGFTLAGIPSGGLFAGAEAKKSDEQAKLWGGTANEPFDPNYHQKGDTLEHIDRTALGIQGGGVAYAVALYAQDIGGRNGVPAMADRTRHVLVKP comes from the coding sequence ATGGCGAACAAATCAAAGACGATTGCTACTGCCCTGGCCGTATGGGTCGTTGTGGCCCTGGTCGCTCTCCTCGCGGGTTGCGGGCGCTGTTCGAACGAAGCGCGGCCCGCCGCCAACAGCACCGCCGCGACAGAGTTCGCCACCATGATTCGCGGCAAGGTCACCACCGACGCGATGATGGCGCACCTGACTAAATTGCAGGAGATCGCCAACGCCAACAATGGCACCCGCGCGGTGGGCACTCCCGGTTACGACGCCAGTGTGGACTATGTGGTGGAAACGCTGCACAAGAACGGCTTTGATGTGCAAACGCCCGAATTTTCGGCACGGGTGTTCCACGCCGAGAAGGGTTCGTTGACCGTCGGCGACCTGACCACCGAGGCGCGCGCGCTGGAGTACAGTCGCAGCGCTCCCGACGGCGTAACTGGGCCGTTGCTGTTCGCGCCCGAGGGAGACAGCCCCGGCTGCACGCCTGGCGACTATGACCGGCTGCCGGTACAGGGCGCGGTGGTGGTGGTCGGCCGCGGAGCCTGCCAGTTTGCGCAGAAGGAGGACGCCGCTGCCCAGCGCGGCGCGGTCGCTCTGATCGTCGTCGACAATGTCGACGAGCAGTCGATGGGCGGCACGCTGGGGGCCAACACCGACGTTAAGATCCCGGTGGTCAGTGTCACCAGATCGGTCGGCTATCAATTGCGTTCCAAGTCCGGTCCGGCGACGGTCAAGCTGAACGCGGAGACCAAGAGTTTCAAGGCCCGCAACGTGATTGCCCAGACCAAGACGGGATCGGCGAGTGATGTCGTGATGGCCGGAGCGCACCTGGACAGCGTCCCGGAGGGACCGGGCATCAACGATAACGGTTCCGGGGTTGCGGCAGTATTGGAAACCGCTGTGCAGCTTGGAAATTCACCTCAGGTCCACAATGCGGTGCGGTTCGCGTTCTGGGGCGCAGAGGAACTGGGGCTGATCGGCTCCCGCAACTACGTCGAGTCGCTGGATCTGGAGGGGCTCAAGAACATCGCGCTGTACCTGAACTTCGACATGCTGGCTTCGCCCAACCCTGGTTACTTCACCTACGACGGCGACCAATCGCTGCCACTGGACCAACGTGGCCAGCCGGTGGTGCCCGAGGGCTCGGCCGGTATCGAGCGGATGCTGGTCAACTATCTGAAGCTGTCCGGTAAGACCGCGCAGGACACTTCGTTCGACGGCCGTTCCGACTACGACGGGTTCACCCTGGCCGGTATCCCGTCGGGCGGGCTGTTCGCTGGCGCGGAGGCCAAGAAATCCGACGAGCAGGCCAAGCTGTGGGGTGGAACGGCCAACGAGCCATTCGACCCCAACTATCACCAGAAGGGTGACACCCTCGAACACATCGACCGCACCGCGCTGGGCATCCAGGGCGGCGGCGTCGCCTACGCCGTGGCGCTGTACGCGCAGGACATCGGCGGACGAAATGGGGTTCCGGCCATGGCAGACCGAACCCGTCACGTACTCGTGAAACCATGA